A single Scleropages formosus chromosome 4, fSclFor1.1, whole genome shotgun sequence DNA region contains:
- the med13a gene encoding mediator of RNA polymerase II transcription subunit 13a isoform X2: MSSCFVPNGASLEDCHSNLFCLADLTGIKWKRYVWQGPTSAPILFPVTEEDPILCSFSRCLKSDVLSVWRRHQKPGRRELWLFWWGDDPSFAELIHHELTAEEDGAWDSGLSYECRTLLFKAIHSLLERCLMNRSLVRFGKWFVKPYEKDEKPINKSEHLSCAFTFFLHGDSNVCTSVEINQHQPVYHLSEEHLRVAQQSSTPFQVILSPFGLNGTLTGQSFKLSDPPTQKLIEEWNQFYPISPSSKENFEEKTEDMDWEDDSLAAVEVLVGGVRMVYPSCLVLVPQSDIPIVAPMGSSHCTAAYSGGHQVPASQRDPAISSVTLTPPTSPEETQTADSQSSQKCVKLSLSSDGFSVDSTNHHGGRIPRKLASQVVERVWQECNINRAQNKRKFSATTNGPCDEELVEKVGTWDFVEPIQRSSCTCSRHKNLKQRAGSVSGQSQLASQPPQLPPKHKTAEKPEKTEKQQKRPQTPFHHRSATNEDMPLEPDAAAAQRLVMRPQETSRFSGLRHADMVASTTGTRGLQLHSTPPEMVGSPQPPPLSPHPCERGEEAGESMKNPHTPHGQHFYQAVAEPCLVAQKGTEDPRLDSLAHPFHAAFTEALEPIVYVGTAVSLEDDAAHMPWKFFNLPRRKEADFPTPQLPGDKLRDEYLGGHDGIVSVTELLAASTKPLKVSEELVQTYLQRRNQHLTAAIGDSEHEPEVDPYAFVDGDVEFLFPEKKDKQGGEREAGKKHKGDDSNAGAADCEDAMSLFSPSGKSADAQHTAAHNRTASTSLMNETDLAVSINDLDNLFNSDEDELVPGSRRVVSGTDEKFGNKESKPTTLDPLSCISSADLHQMFPTPPSLEQHIMGYSPMNTGSKEYGSMDTGAGMTALDGTTSLSGQFRIEVEESFCSPKPSEIKDFSFVYKPEVCQPFLGCSMFAPLKTLPSQCLPPIKLPEECVYRPSWSCAGKLELLNPMPGMAFLNKDSNIPSVGSALDQDYTQTYTPQTHTPFMSNSAPPSNSGPGILPSPATPRFSAPTPRTPRTPRTPRGPSSVQGSLKYENSDLYSPASTPSTCRPLNSVEPATVPSVPEAHSLYVTLILSESVMNLFKDCNFDSCCVCVCNMNIKGADVGVYISDPNCEVQYSCTCGFSAVVNRRYGSGSGLFLEDELDIVGRGSDAGREIERRFEALRNGSTCPEWLGSPRDRVPDELLLLLQEQCSSPFSPLSVLEAEGSVVPPWAGQRVEERDYCGDCYLALEHGRQFMDNMSGGKVDEALVKSTCLHHWAKRNAVDVSTLCSQDVLRVLMSLQPVLQDAIQKKRTVRSWGVQGPLTWQQFHKMAGRGSYGTDESPEPLPIPTFLVGYEYDFVVLSPFSLPYWEKLLLDPFGSQRDVGYLVLCPENDALLNGARNFFRDLTAVYESCRLGQHRPLSKVHADGIVRVGNTAAKKLSERPVSDWFIKAASGPSDYFAKLKLYAQVCRHDLAPYLAGLSLDSSLLAQPTPPPLPQPSSTQPANPSTTSSAGTQSTCTSTHGGSSLASSSASAVGSTSSSGPAGMGSSMQSAKPSSFPPFGNMGALGGQASTGPSGDSVSCANPIQGATEPPESTMEREKVGVPTDGESHAVTYPPAIVVYIVDPFSYEEAEGIPRSNVWTAGLLRCYLEMLQFLPTHIRNAVSVQIIPCQYLLQPVQSEERHMYAQHLKSLAFSVFSQCRRPMPSSTNVKTLTGFGPGLALDTALKSPERPECLRLYTPPFILAPVKDKQTELGETFGEASQKYNVLFVGYCLSHDQRWLLATCTDLYGELLETCIISIDVPNRARRKKGSARRLGLQKLWEWCLGLVQMTSLPWRVVIGRLGRIGHGELRDWSIILSRRNLQSLSRRLKEMCRMCGISAADTPSILSACLVAMEPQGSFVIMPDSVSTGSVFGRSTTLNMQTSQLNTPQDTSCTHILVFPTSAFVQVASSNYTTENIDIAFNPINDGSDAIGIFELLDTENDLVDPDIISILPASPTTSPVHSPGSHYHQGGDGSKGQSTDRMESHDETPNILQQPLALGYFVSTAKAGPLPDWFWSACPQAQNQCPLFLKASLHLHVSSVQSDELLHSKHSHPLDSSQTSDVLRFVLEQYNALSWLTCDPATQDRRSCLPVHFVVLNQMYNFIMNML, from the exons CTGAGGAGGATGGCGCATGGGATAGTGGCCTGTCGTATGAGTGTCGCACACTCCTCTTCAAGGCCATACACAGCCTGCTTGAGCGCTGCCTCATGAACCGCAGCCTTGTCCGGTTTGGCAAGTGGTTTGTCAAGCCCTACGAGAAAGACGAGAAACCTATCAACAAGAG TGAGCACTTGTCCTGCGCCTTCACCTTCTTCCTGCATGGGGATAGCAATGTGTGCACCAGCGTGGAAATCAACCAGCACCAACCTGTCTACCACCTCAGTGAGGAGCACCTGCGAGTTGCACAGCAATCCAGCACTCCTTTCCAAG TGATTCTGAGTCCATTTGGTTTGAACGGAACTCTGACTGGCCAGTCCTTCAAGCTGTCGGACCCCCCCACACAGAAGCTAATTGAGGAATGGAACCAATTCTATCCCATCAGTCCCAGCTCCAAGGAGAactttgaggaaaaaacagaggacatggaCTGGGAAGATGACTCATTGGCTGCAGTGGAGGTCCTTGTTG GTGGGGTTCGGATGGTTTACCCCTCCTGCCTGGTGCTTGTCCCTCAGTCCGATATCCCCATCGTGGCCCCTATGGGGTCCTCCCACTGCACGGCTGCTTATTCTGGTGGCCACCAAGTGCCTGCCTCTCAGCGAGACCCTGCCATCTCCTCAGTCACCCTCACACCTCCCACATCACCCGAGGAGACCCAGACAG CTGACTCCCAGTCATCACAGAAGTGTGTAAAGCTTTCCTTGTCGTCGGACGGCTTCAGTGTAGACAGCACCAACCACCATGGAGGCCGGATCCCTCGCAAGCTGGCCAGCCAGGTGGTGGAGCGGGTGTGGCAGGAGTGCAATATCAACCGAGCTCAGAACAA GCGGAAATTCTCAGCGACCACCAATGGACCCTGTGATGAAGAGCTGGTGGAGAAAGTTGGGACCTGGGATTTTGTGGAACCCATTCAAAGGTCCAGCTGCACCTGCTCAAG GCACAAAAACCTGAAGCAGCGTGCTGGCAGTGTTTCGGGACAGTCCCAGTTGGCCAGCCAGCCCCCTCAGCTGCCCCCCAAGCACAAGACTGCAGAGAAGCCTGAAAAGACTGAGAAGCAGCAGAAGAGGCCGCAGACACCATTCCATCACCGCAGCGCTACAAACGAAGACATGCCACTGGAACCTGATGCTGCAGCTGCCCAGCGCCTGGTCATGAGGCCTCAGGAAACAAGCCGTTTTTCGGGCCTGCGTCATGCTGATATGGTGGCTTCCACCACTGGCACCAGAGGTCTCCAGCTGCACAGCACACCACCAGAAATGGTGGGCTCTCCACAGCCTCCACCGCTCAGCCCTCACCCGTgtgagaggggggaggaggCAGGCGAATCTATGAAGAACCCCCACACCCCTCATGGGCAGCACTTCTACCAGGCTGTGGCTGAACCCTGCCTGGTGGCACAGAAGGGGACCGAAGACCCTCGCCTGGACAGCCTCGCCCATCCCTTCCATGCTGCCTTTACAGAAGCACTGGAGCCCATTGTCTATGTGGGGACTGCTGTCAGCCTGGAAGATGATGCTGCACACATGCCCTGGAAGTTCTTCAACCTGCCGCGCAGGAAAGAGGCAGACTTCCCCACACCGCAGCTTCCTGGCGACAAGCTGAGAGATGAATACCTTGGGGGACATGATGGCATCGTGTcagtcacaga GCTTCTGGCTGCCTCCACAAAACCCTTGAAAGTGTCAGAGGAACTGGTACAGACCTACCTGCAGAGACGGAACCAGCACCTGACAGCTGCCATTGGTGACAGTGAGCATGAGCCTGAGGTGGACCCCTATGCATTTGTGGATGGAGATGTGGAGTTTTTGTTCCCAGAAAAGAAGGACAAGCAGGGTGGTGAGAGGGAGGCTGGAAAGAAACACAAG GGGGATGATTCCAATGCTGGTGCTGCAGATTGTGAGGATGCCATGTCACTTTTCAGCCCTTCTGGCAAGTCAG CAGATGCCCAGCACACAGCAGCCCACAATCGCACTGCCTCCACCAGCCTGATGAATGAGACTGACCTTGCTGTCTCCATCAATGACCTGGACAACCTCTTCAACTCTGATGAGGACGAGCTTGTG CCTGGCTCCAGGCGAGTTGTCAGTGGGACGGATGAAAAATTCGGCAATAAGGAATCGAAACCCACGACACTTGACCCGCTGTCCTGCATAA gctCTGCAGACCTCCACCAGATGTTCCCTACACCCCCCTCCCTTGAACAGCACATCATGGGGTACTCGCCTATGAACACAGGAAGTAAAGAATATGGCAGTATGGATACTGGGGCTGGCATGACTGCATTGGATGGGACCACCTCACTCAGTGGCCAGTTCAGGATTGAGGTGGAGGAGAGCTTCTGCAGCCCAAAGCCGTCTGAGATCAAG GACTTCTCATTTGTGTACAAGCCTGAGGTCTGCCAGCCTTTCCTGGGATGCTCTATGTTCGCCCCATTGAAGACACTGCCCAGCCAGTGCCTGCCACCAATCAAGCTACCCGAGGAGTGTGTCTACCGCCCCAGCTGGAGCTGTGCAGGCAAACTGGAGCTGCTCAACCCCATGCCAGGCATGGCCTTCCTCAACAAAGACAG CAATATCCCAAGTGTGGGAAGTGCCCTGGACCAGGATTACACCCAGACCTACACACCTCAAACCCACACACCCTTCATGTCCAACAGCGCACCCCCCAGTAACAGTGGCCCCGGCATCCTTCCATCGCCAGCCACACCCCGCTTTTCAGCTCCCACCCCCCGTACGCCACGCACCCCACGCACCCCACGGGGTCCCTCAAGTGTGCAGGGCTCCCTCAAGTATGAAAACTCAGATCTGTACTCACCTGCCTCCACACCCTCCACTTGCCGGCCACTCAACTCTGTGGAACCAGCTACTGTGCCCTCTGTGCCCGAGGCCCACAGCCTTTATGTTACCCTTATCTTGTCTGAGTCAGTCATGAACCTCTTCAAGGACTGCAACTTCGACAGctgttgtgtctgtgtctgcaaTATGAACATCAAGGGTGCCGACGTGGGAGTCTACATCAGTGACCCTAACTGTGAGGTGCAGTACTCCTGCACCTGTGGCTTCAGTGCTGTGGTGAATCGCCGTTACGGCAGTGGGTCTGGCCTCTTTCTAGAGGATGAGCTGGACATTGTAGGCCGGGGTTCAGATGCTGGTCGCGAGATTGAGCGCCGCTTTGAGGCCTTACGCAATGGGAGCACCTGCCcagagtggctgggcagcccCAGGGACCGTGTTCCCGATGagcttctcctcctgctgcaggaacAGTGCAGCAGTCCTTTTTCACCCCTCTCTGTTCTGGAGGCTGAGGGGTCAGTGGTGCCCCCCTGGGCAGGCCAGCGTGTTGAAGAGAGGGACTACTGTGGTGACTGCTATCTGGCTCTGGAGCATGGCCGTCAGTTCATGGACAACATGTCAGGGGGAAAGGTGGACGAGGCACTTGTGAAGAGCACCTGTCTGCACCACTGGGCCAAGCGCAATG CAGTGGATGTCAGCACGCTGTGCTCGCAGGATGTTCTGCGGGTATTAATGTCACTGCAGCCTGTGCTTCAGGATGCCATCCAGAAGAAGAGGACAGTTCGTTCCTGGGGTGTCCAGGGTCCCCTCACCTGGCAGCAGTTCCATAAAATGGCTGGCCGCGGGTCCTATG GCACTGATGAGTCCCCAGAGCCACTACCCATCCCTACGTTTTTGGTAGGCTACGAATACGACTTTGTGGTGCTGTCACCCTTCAGCCTGCCCTACTGGGAGAAGCTGCTGCTGGATCCCTTTGGCTCCCAGCGTGATGTGGGCTACCTGGTGCTGTGCCCTGAGAATGATGCATTGCTTAATGGTGCAAGAAACTTTTTCAGGGACCTGACTGCGGTTTATGAG TCGTGCCGCCTTGGCCAGCACCGGCCCCTCTCCAAAGTGCACGCTGATGGCATTGTGCGCGTTGGCAATACTGCAGCCAAGAAGCTGTCTGAGCGGCCCGTGAGCGACTGGTTTATCAAAGCAGCCAGCGGTCCCAGTGACTACTTTGCCAAACTAAAACTTTATGCCCAAGTATGCCGACATGACCTTG CACCATACCTTGCTGGTCTTTCTCTGGACAGCTCCCTTCTTGCTCAGCCAACACCTCCTCCCCTGCCCCAGCCCTCATCTACACAGCCAGCCaacccctccaccacctcctccgCTGGAACCCAAAGCACCTGCACCAGCACACACGGGGGCTCGTCACTCGCCAGTAGCAGTGCTTCTGCGGTCGGCAGCACATCCTCTTCAGGCCCTGCAGGCATGGGTAGCAGCATGCAGTCAGCTAAACCCAGCTCCTTCCCACCCTTCGGGAACATGGGCGCTCTGGGTGGGCAGGCTAGCACTGGCCCCTCTGGGGACAGTGTGTCCTGTGCCAACCCAATACAAGGGGCCACGGAACCACCCGAAAG CACCATGGAGCGGGAGAAGGTCGGTGTGCCCACAGATGGTGAGTCACACGCTGTCACCTACCCGCCTGCTATTGTTGTGTATATCGTGGACCCGTTCAGCTATGAAGAGGCAGAAGGGATACCACGCTCCAACGTGTGGACGGCAGGCCTCCTGCGCTGCTACCTGGAGATGCTCCAGTTCCTTCCTACACACATCAGGAATGCTGTATCCGTGCAG ATCATCCCCTGCCAGTATCTTCTTCAGCCGGTGCAGAGTGAGGAGCGACACATGTATGCCCAGCACCTTAAGTCACTGGCCTTCTCAGTTTTCTCTCAGTGCCGACGGCCGATGCCTAGTTCTACCAACGTCAAAACCCTGACTGGCTTTGGGCCAGGCCTGGCCCTGGACACTGCCCTCAAGAGCCCAGAG AGGCCAGAGTGTCTGCGGCTTTACACACCACCCTTCATCTTGGCCCCGGTGAAGGATAAACAGACAGAACTTGGGGAGACGTTTGGCGAGGCATCGCAAAAATACAATGTTCTCTTTGTAGGCTACTGCCTTTCGCATGACCAGCGCTGGCTGCTGGCCACCTGCACAGACCTTTATGGGGAGCTACTGGAGACGTGCATCATCAGCATTGATGTACCCAACAG GGCCCGAAGGAAAAAGGGCTCAGCCAGGAGACTTGGTCTCCAGAAGCTGTGGGAGTGGTGTCTTGGACTGGTGCAGATGACATCACTACCCTGGAGAGTGGTGATTGGTCGCCTTGGCAGAATAGGTCATGGGGAGCTGAGAG ACTGGAGTATCATCCTCAGTAGACGAAACCTGCAGTCCTTGAGCCGACGCCTGAAGGAGATGTGCAGAATGTGTGGCATTTCTGCTGCGGATACTCCCAGTATTCTCAGTGCTTGCCTGGTTGCTATGGAACCACAGGGTTCCTTCGTCATTATGCCAG ATTCTGTATCCACGGGCTCAGTGTTTGGACGCAGCACCACCCTAAACATGCAAACATCCCAGCTGAACACACCCCAGGACACTTCCTGCACGCACATCTTGGTGTTCCCAACCTCTGCCTTTGTCCAGGTCGCTAGCTCCAACTATACTACGGAGAACATTGACATTGCTTTCAACCCCATCAATG ATGGCTCAGATGCAATCGGAATCTTTGAGCTTCTGGACACGGAGAATGACCTGGTGGACCCGGATATCATCAGCATCCTGCCAGCCTCCCCCACCACATCCCCAGTTCACTCACCAGGCTCACACTACCATCAAGGAGGAGATGGCAGCAAG GGACAGAGCACCGACCGGATGGAATCTCATGATGAAACTCCAAACATTCTCCAGCAACCCCTGGCTCTAGGCTACTTTGTGTCCACAGCTAAAGCTGGCCCACTGCCTGACTGGTTCTGGTCAGCCTGTCCACAAGCTCAGAACCAGTGTCCTCTTTTCCTCAAG GCTTCTTTGCACCTCCATGTGTCCTCAGTGCAATCAGATGAGCTGCTGCACAGCAAACACTCCCACCCCCTGGACTCCAGTCAGACCTCTGATGTGCTCAG ATTTGTTCTTGAGCAGTACAATGCCCTCTCCTGGCTAACATGTGACCCAGCAACGCAGGACCGGCGGTCCTGTTTACCCGTTCACTTTGTGGTGCTGAATCAGATGTACAACTTCATAATGAACATGCTGTAA